In one Aromatoleum aromaticum EbN1 genomic region, the following are encoded:
- a CDS encoding 5-formyltetrahydrofolate cyclo-ligase: MLTEQLEAHLEGVVTRLAPRVLAFCWPYRAEPDLRAWMCRWLAGGPSRIAALPVVQAKATPMVFRRWMPGMEMIFDRHGIPHPPAGAAIVPDAVLVPCNAFDAAGYRLGYGGGYFDRTLALIDTVAVGVGFELGRAETVYPQRHDRPMQWIVTETGAFPVRPHAA; encoded by the coding sequence ATGCTCACGGAGCAGCTCGAAGCGCATCTTGAGGGGGTGGTCACGCGACTTGCCCCGCGCGTGCTGGCGTTCTGCTGGCCGTATCGGGCCGAGCCCGACCTGCGTGCATGGATGTGCCGCTGGCTCGCCGGCGGACCCTCGCGCATCGCGGCGCTGCCGGTGGTACAGGCAAAGGCAACGCCGATGGTGTTCCGCAGGTGGATGCCGGGCATGGAAATGATCTTCGATCGTCACGGCATCCCGCATCCGCCCGCCGGCGCGGCGATCGTGCCCGACGCGGTGCTGGTGCCGTGCAACGCGTTCGACGCCGCCGGCTACCGGCTCGGCTACGGTGGCGGCTATTTCGATCGCACGCTGGCGCTGATCGACACGGTCGCGGTCGGTGTCGGCTTCGAGCTGGGGCGGGCCGAAACGGTGTATCCGCAGCGCCACGACCGCCCGATGCAGTGGATCGTGACCGAAACAGGGGCTTTCCCGGTCCGGCCGCACGCTGCCTGA
- the ilvA gene encoding threonine ammonia-lyase, biosynthetic has translation MTAAIPDYLEKTLNARVYDVAEETPLDLAPNLSARIHNRIYLKREDMQPVFSFKLRGAYNKMAHLPPQALKRGVICASAGNHAQGVALSAQKLGVRAVIVMPTSTPQIKVDAVRARGGEVVLAGDSYSDAYAHSLELEKVDKLTFVHPYDDPDVIAGQGTIGMEILRAHPDPIHAIFCAVGGGGLIAGVAAYVKRLRPEIRIVGVETVDADAMTRSLAAGERVVLDQVGLFADGTAVKQIGEETFRLCREYVDEMVLVDNDAICAALKDVFEDTRSILEPSGALAIAGAKEYAKRHNLHGKCLVAVASGANMNFDRLRFVAERAEVGEQREAVFAVTIPERPGSFRKFCSLVGDRHITEFNYRYADAEQAHIFVGVSVHNRAEASRLIEMLGRHELPAVDLTDDEMAKSHVRYMVGGHAPHIDNELVYRFEFPERPGALMNFLTNLHSDWNISLFHYRNHGSDSGRVLVGMQVPPGDKTAFSAFLDRLGYESADESGNPAYRMFLG, from the coding sequence ATGACTGCCGCAATCCCGGATTATCTGGAAAAAACCCTCAACGCCCGCGTCTATGACGTCGCGGAAGAAACTCCGCTCGACCTCGCCCCGAACCTGTCCGCACGCATCCACAACCGCATCTACCTCAAGCGCGAGGACATGCAGCCGGTATTCAGCTTCAAGCTGCGCGGGGCCTACAACAAGATGGCGCACCTGCCGCCGCAGGCGCTCAAGCGGGGGGTGATCTGCGCCTCGGCCGGCAATCATGCACAAGGCGTCGCGCTGTCGGCGCAGAAGCTCGGGGTGCGCGCGGTGATCGTGATGCCGACTTCGACGCCGCAGATCAAGGTCGACGCGGTCAGGGCGCGGGGCGGCGAGGTGGTGCTCGCCGGTGACTCCTACTCGGACGCCTACGCCCACTCGCTGGAACTGGAAAAGGTGGACAAGCTCACTTTCGTCCATCCTTATGACGACCCGGACGTCATCGCCGGACAGGGCACGATCGGCATGGAGATCCTGCGCGCGCACCCCGATCCGATCCACGCGATTTTCTGCGCCGTTGGCGGCGGCGGACTGATCGCCGGCGTTGCCGCCTACGTGAAGCGGCTGCGGCCCGAAATCAGGATCGTCGGCGTCGAGACGGTGGACGCCGACGCGATGACGCGCTCGCTCGCAGCGGGCGAACGGGTCGTTCTCGACCAGGTCGGCCTGTTCGCCGACGGCACCGCGGTCAAGCAGATCGGCGAAGAGACTTTCCGGCTGTGCCGGGAGTATGTCGACGAGATGGTCCTCGTCGACAACGACGCGATCTGCGCCGCCCTGAAAGACGTCTTCGAGGACACGCGCTCGATCCTCGAGCCTTCCGGCGCGCTGGCGATCGCCGGGGCGAAGGAATACGCGAAGCGCCACAATCTGCATGGCAAGTGCCTGGTAGCGGTGGCGTCCGGCGCGAACATGAATTTCGATCGCCTGCGTTTCGTTGCCGAACGCGCCGAAGTGGGCGAGCAACGCGAGGCGGTGTTCGCCGTGACGATCCCGGAACGCCCCGGCTCGTTCCGCAAATTCTGCAGCCTCGTCGGCGATCGCCACATCACCGAGTTCAACTATCGCTACGCCGACGCCGAACAGGCGCACATCTTCGTCGGCGTGTCGGTGCACAACCGCGCCGAGGCGTCCCGCCTCATCGAGATGCTCGGGCGCCACGAACTGCCGGCAGTCGACCTCACCGACGACGAAATGGCGAAGAGCCACGTCCGCTACATGGTCGGCGGACACGCGCCGCACATCGACAACGAGCTGGTGTACCGCTTCGAATTCCCCGAGCGCCCCGGTGCCCTGATGAATTTCCTCACGAATCTGCACTCGGACTGGAACATCAGCCTGTTCCACTACCGCAACCACGGCTCGGATTCGGGTCGCGTGCTGGTCGGCATGCAGGTGCCTCCCGGCGACAAGACGGCATTCAGCGCGTTTCTCGACCGGCTCGGCTATGAATCCGCCGATGAGTCCGGGAACCCGGCATACCGCATGTTCCTCGGCTGA
- the hprK gene encoding HPr(Ser) kinase/phosphatase translates to MRQTNVALLYEAQRERLALTHVSGQLDRTISVTEDRIWPADLIGHLNLIHPARLQILGAAELSWAQRQSREKIGHHLTEIINARPPAIIVADRCQPPPILCTICENADIALFTTPHPAASVIDQLRLYLSRELSEKISLHGVFMDVLGLGVFITGNSGAGKSELALELISRGHGLVADDIVEFSRIAPTVLEGRCPAMLKDFIEVRGLGILNIRTIFGETACRRKMRLRLVVHLERRLPGQTDPSRLPMHRETQEVLGVPVLRAILPVAAGRNIAVLLEAAVRSTILQLRGIDSTQEFIDRQQRMLEGEPGPD, encoded by the coding sequence ATGCGACAGACGAACGTCGCGCTGCTGTATGAAGCCCAGCGCGAAAGGCTGGCGCTGACGCACGTCAGCGGACAGCTCGACCGCACGATTTCGGTCACTGAAGACCGCATCTGGCCGGCAGACCTGATCGGCCACCTGAACCTGATCCACCCCGCCCGGTTGCAGATCCTCGGGGCCGCCGAGCTGTCCTGGGCACAGCGTCAGTCCCGCGAGAAAATCGGCCATCACCTCACCGAGATCATCAACGCCCGGCCCCCGGCGATCATCGTCGCCGACAGGTGTCAGCCCCCTCCGATCCTGTGCACGATCTGCGAGAACGCCGATATAGCGCTCTTTACCACGCCTCATCCTGCCGCCAGCGTCATCGATCAGCTCCGTCTGTACCTGTCGCGCGAGCTCTCCGAGAAAATCTCGCTGCACGGTGTGTTCATGGACGTGCTTGGACTGGGCGTGTTCATCACCGGCAATTCGGGCGCGGGAAAGTCCGAACTCGCGCTGGAGCTGATCTCGCGCGGCCATGGCCTGGTGGCTGACGACATCGTCGAATTCTCGCGCATCGCGCCGACCGTGCTCGAAGGCCGCTGCCCCGCAATGCTCAAGGATTTCATCGAAGTGCGCGGTCTGGGCATCCTCAATATCCGCACCATCTTCGGCGAGACCGCATGCCGCCGGAAGATGCGCCTGCGTCTCGTGGTCCATCTCGAGCGGCGTCTGCCCGGCCAGACCGATCCTTCGCGGCTGCCGATGCACCGCGAAACCCAGGAGGTGCTGGGCGTGCCGGTCCTCCGCGCGATCCTGCCGGTCGCGGCCGGCCGCAACATCGCGGTGCTGCTCGAGGCGGCCGTGCGCTCGACGATCCTGCAGCTGCGCGGCATCGACTCGACGCAGGAATTCATCGACCGGCAGCAACGCATGCTCGAAGGCGAGCCGGGCCCGGACTGA
- the ptsN gene encoding PTS IIA-like nitrogen regulatory protein PtsN: MSLIAELLPPSNVVIDLDASSKKRVFEQAGLLFENNHGIAHSVVFDSLFSRERLGSTGLGQGIAIPHGRIKGLKDAAGAFLRLATPVQFDAPDGRPVNMLFVLLVPEQANERHLQLLSELAQMFSDRDFRERLLDAPDAATIHSLFASWGPHATDERRAAV; encoded by the coding sequence ATGAGCCTCATTGCCGAACTCCTGCCACCTTCAAACGTGGTCATCGACCTCGACGCGAGCAGCAAGAAGCGCGTCTTTGAACAGGCTGGCCTGCTGTTCGAGAACAACCACGGCATCGCCCACAGCGTGGTGTTCGACAGCCTGTTTTCACGCGAACGCCTCGGTTCGACCGGGCTCGGTCAGGGGATCGCGATTCCCCACGGCCGCATCAAGGGCCTGAAGGACGCGGCGGGCGCATTTCTGCGTCTCGCGACGCCCGTGCAGTTCGACGCGCCGGACGGGCGACCGGTCAATATGCTGTTCGTGCTGCTGGTGCCGGAGCAGGCGAACGAGCGCCACCTGCAGTTGCTCTCCGAACTCGCGCAGATGTTCAGCGACCGCGACTTCCGCGAGCGCCTGCTCGATGCGCCCGATGCCGCCACGATCCACTCCCTGTTCGCCTCCTGGGGACCCCATGCGACAGACGAACGTCGCGCTGCTGTATGA
- the hpf gene encoding ribosome hibernation-promoting factor, HPF/YfiA family encodes MNLNITGHHVEVSPAIREYVTNKLDRVIRHFDNVTSVGVILSVEKLRQKAEVTLHVRGKDIYVESDDVDLYAAIDAMVDKLDRQVMKYKQKAFDHNHDALKHQSTEL; translated from the coding sequence ATGAATCTCAACATCACCGGACATCATGTCGAAGTCAGCCCCGCGATTCGCGAATATGTCACGAACAAGCTCGACCGCGTGATCCGCCACTTCGACAACGTGACGAGCGTCGGCGTGATTCTTTCGGTGGAAAAGCTCCGGCAGAAAGCCGAAGTGACCCTGCACGTGCGCGGCAAGGACATCTATGTCGAGAGCGACGACGTCGACCTGTATGCGGCGATCGACGCGATGGTCGACAAGCTCGACCGCCAAGTCATGAAATACAAGCAGAAAGCGTTCGACCACAACCACGACGCGCTGAAGCACCAAAGCACGGAACTCTGA
- a CDS encoding RNA polymerase factor sigma-54 — MKPTLQLKLSQHLTLTPQLQQSIKLLQLSTLELNQELERFLLENPMLEREDGDGSDFVPPPATAAATGGENENPPAASEQHPDAGPANLDEAGEWSSAGSGSSNRDDEDDSDYQEFQAAETSLRDHLDQQVSLSPLSDRDRALVRFIIEALDDDGYLNQSLEELLPLLPPELEYDLDDLSIALHHVQNLDPAGVAARTPQECLSLQLRAMRPTPARELALKIVDHHLELLAERNFVRLKRLLGCDDDALRCAHLLICSLDPHPGSQHSVQETRYIMPDVVVRKQRGRWVVTLNPEAMPKLRINSLYASILQQNRGSGGALTSQLQEARWLIKNVQQRFDTILRVSQAIVDQQRQFFDYGEVAMRPLTLREIADQLELHESTVSRVTTQKFMATPRGVFELKYFFGSHVATDTGGAASSTAIRALIRQLVEAEDGKKPLSDAKIAELLGQQGIVVARRTIAKYRESLNIPPVSLRKTI; from the coding sequence ATGAAGCCGACCCTCCAGCTCAAACTCTCCCAGCACCTCACGCTGACACCGCAACTGCAGCAGTCGATCAAGCTGTTGCAGTTATCGACGCTCGAACTGAACCAGGAGCTCGAACGCTTCCTGCTCGAGAACCCGATGCTCGAACGCGAGGACGGCGACGGCAGCGATTTTGTCCCCCCGCCCGCCACGGCCGCAGCTACAGGCGGCGAAAACGAAAATCCTCCCGCGGCGAGCGAACAGCACCCCGACGCGGGACCGGCGAACCTCGACGAAGCCGGTGAGTGGTCGAGCGCGGGAAGCGGCTCGTCGAACCGCGACGACGAGGACGACAGCGACTACCAGGAGTTCCAGGCGGCGGAAACCAGCCTGCGCGATCACCTCGACCAGCAGGTCAGCCTGTCGCCGCTGTCCGATCGCGACCGCGCGCTGGTGCGCTTCATCATCGAGGCGCTCGACGACGACGGCTATCTGAACCAGTCGCTCGAAGAGCTGCTGCCGCTGTTGCCGCCGGAACTCGAATACGACCTCGACGACCTGTCGATCGCACTACACCATGTGCAGAACCTCGACCCCGCAGGCGTCGCGGCGCGCACGCCGCAGGAATGCCTCAGCCTGCAGCTGCGCGCGATGCGCCCGACTCCAGCGCGCGAGCTCGCGCTGAAGATCGTCGACCATCACCTCGAGCTTCTTGCCGAACGCAACTTCGTCCGCCTCAAGCGCCTGCTCGGTTGCGACGACGATGCGCTGCGCTGCGCGCACCTGCTGATCTGCAGCCTCGACCCGCACCCGGGCTCCCAGCATTCAGTGCAGGAAACGCGCTACATCATGCCCGACGTCGTCGTGCGCAAGCAGCGCGGGCGCTGGGTCGTCACGCTGAATCCCGAAGCGATGCCGAAACTGCGCATCAACTCGCTGTACGCCAGCATCCTGCAGCAGAATCGCGGCTCCGGCGGCGCCTTGACGAGTCAGTTGCAGGAAGCGCGCTGGCTGATCAAGAACGTGCAGCAGCGTTTCGACACGATCCTGCGCGTCTCCCAGGCGATCGTTGACCAGCAGCGGCAGTTCTTCGATTATGGCGAGGTGGCGATGCGCCCGCTGACGCTGAGGGAAATCGCGGACCAACTGGAACTGCACGAATCCACCGTTTCGCGGGTCACGACACAGAAATTCATGGCCACCCCGCGAGGCGTGTTCGAACTGAAGTATTTTTTCGGCAGTCACGTCGCCACCGATACGGGTGGAGCGGCATCCTCAACGGCGATTCGCGCGCTGATCCGCCAGTTGGTCGAAGCCGAAGACGGAAAAAAACCTCTGTCCGACGCAAAGATTGCCGAATTGTTGGGCCAGCAGGGTATCGTGGTGGCGCGGCGCACCATTGCAAAATACCGCGAATCACTCAATATCCCGCCGGTCAGCCTGCGCAAGACGATTTGA
- the lptB gene encoding LPS export ABC transporter ATP-binding protein: MSLLKVAGLQKRYKARTVVHDVGFEVGSGEVVGLLGPNGAGKTTCFYMIVGLVRADGGDITLDEALLTHLPIHARARLGLSYLPQEMSVFRKLTVAENIRAVLELQTLTEEEITTRLEQLLEELGIAHLRDNTAISLSGGERRRCEIARALATDPRLILLDEPFAGVDPIAVLDIQKIIRFLKDRGIGVLITDHNVRETLGICDRAYIISEGRVLASGRPGEIVANERVRQVYLGEHFRL; encoded by the coding sequence ATGAGTCTGCTTAAGGTTGCCGGGCTGCAGAAGCGCTACAAGGCGCGCACGGTCGTCCACGACGTCGGCTTCGAAGTCGGCAGCGGCGAAGTCGTCGGACTGCTCGGGCCGAACGGCGCCGGCAAAACGACCTGTTTCTACATGATCGTCGGGCTCGTGCGGGCCGACGGCGGCGACATCACGCTCGACGAGGCGCTTCTCACGCACCTGCCGATCCACGCTCGCGCACGCCTCGGGCTGTCTTATCTGCCGCAGGAGATGAGCGTCTTTCGCAAGCTCACGGTCGCCGAGAACATCCGCGCAGTGCTCGAACTGCAGACGCTCACTGAAGAAGAGATCACCACGCGACTCGAACAACTGCTCGAGGAGCTCGGCATCGCGCATCTGCGCGACAACACCGCGATCTCGCTGTCGGGCGGCGAGCGGCGGCGCTGCGAAATCGCCCGCGCCCTCGCGACCGACCCGCGCCTGATCCTGCTCGACGAGCCGTTCGCCGGCGTCGACCCGATCGCGGTGCTCGACATCCAGAAGATCATCCGTTTCCTCAAGGACCGCGGCATCGGGGTGCTGATCACCGACCACAACGTGCGCGAGACGCTCGGTATCTGCGACCGCGCCTACATCATCAGCGAAGGCCGCGTGCTCGCCAGCGGACGGCCGGGCGAAATCGTCGCCAACGAGAGAGTCCGTCAGGTCTATCTCGGCGAGCATTTCCGCCTCTGA
- the recX gene encoding recombination regulator RecX, translating to MAEISLRERAIRHLARRDHSRAELARKLAPYGTAEEIDDVLNRMHELELLSDRRFAEAWVRGKAARFGTARLRHDLAQRGVARETVDAALVSEGGGDELGRARQVWTGKFGAAPADAREWAKQARFLQSRGFGGDVIRKVLNETPDESA from the coding sequence ATGGCTGAAATCAGCTTGCGGGAACGGGCGATACGCCATCTCGCGCGACGCGACCATTCCCGCGCCGAACTCGCCCGCAAGCTGGCGCCCTACGGCACGGCCGAGGAAATCGACGACGTCCTGAACCGCATGCACGAACTGGAACTGCTCTCCGACCGGCGCTTCGCCGAAGCCTGGGTGCGCGGCAAGGCCGCCCGCTTCGGCACTGCCCGCCTGCGCCACGACCTGGCGCAGCGCGGAGTGGCGCGCGAGACCGTCGATGCGGCGCTGGTGAGCGAAGGCGGCGGTGACGAACTCGGTCGCGCCCGCCAGGTATGGACGGGCAAGTTCGGCGCTGCCCCGGCCGATGCCCGGGAATGGGCGAAGCAGGCGCGCTTCCTGCAAAGCCGCGGCTTCGGCGGCGACGTGATCCGCAAGGTACTGAACGAGACGCCCGATGAGTCTGCTTAA
- the recA gene encoding recombinase RecA → MDDNKAKALAAALSQIEKQFGKGSIMRMGDGTIERDIQTVSTGSLGLDIALGLGGLPRGRVVEIYGPESSGKTTLTLQVIAEMQKLGGTAAFIDAEHALDVGYAEKLGVNIQDLLISQPDTGEQALEIADMLVRSGGVEIVVIDSVAALTPKAEIEGEMGDQLPGLQARLMSQALRKLTANIKRTNTLVIFINQIRMKIGVMFGSPETTTGGNALKFYASVRLDIRRTGAIKKGDEVVGSETRCKVVKNKVAPPFKEAHFDILYGEGISREGEIIDLGVQHKIVDKSGAWYAYKGEKIGQGKDNSREFLRANPALAREIENKVRAQVGLNAMAVEAAPAGVAPVEP, encoded by the coding sequence ATGGACGACAACAAGGCCAAGGCCCTCGCCGCCGCGCTCTCGCAGATCGAGAAGCAGTTCGGCAAAGGCTCGATCATGCGGATGGGCGACGGCACCATCGAACGTGACATCCAGACGGTGTCGACCGGCTCGCTCGGTCTCGACATCGCGCTCGGTCTGGGCGGTTTGCCGCGCGGCCGGGTCGTCGAAATCTACGGCCCGGAATCCTCCGGCAAGACGACGTTGACGCTGCAGGTCATCGCCGAAATGCAGAAGCTCGGCGGCACCGCCGCATTCATCGATGCCGAGCATGCGCTCGACGTCGGCTACGCCGAGAAGCTCGGCGTGAACATCCAGGACCTCCTGATCTCGCAGCCGGACACCGGTGAGCAGGCGCTCGAGATCGCCGACATGCTGGTGCGTTCGGGAGGCGTCGAGATCGTCGTCATCGACTCGGTCGCGGCGCTGACTCCGAAAGCCGAGATCGAAGGCGAGATGGGCGACCAGCTGCCCGGCCTGCAGGCCCGCCTGATGAGCCAGGCGCTCAGGAAGCTCACCGCGAACATCAAGCGCACCAACACCCTGGTGATCTTCATCAACCAGATCCGCATGAAGATCGGCGTGATGTTCGGTAGCCCGGAGACCACGACCGGCGGCAACGCGCTGAAGTTCTACGCCTCGGTACGGCTCGACATCCGCCGCACTGGCGCGATCAAGAAAGGCGACGAAGTGGTCGGCTCCGAGACGCGCTGCAAGGTCGTCAAGAACAAGGTCGCGCCGCCGTTCAAGGAAGCGCATTTCGACATCCTCTACGGCGAAGGCATCTCGCGCGAAGGCGAGATCATCGACCTCGGCGTGCAGCACAAGATCGTCGACAAGTCCGGCGCATGGTATGCGTACAAGGGCGAGAAGATCGGCCAGGGCAAGGACAATTCACGCGAATTCCTGCGCGCGAACCCGGCTCTCGCGCGCGAGATCGAAAACAAGGTCCGCGCGCAGGTCGGCCTGAACGCGATGGCTGTCGAGGCTGCACCCGCCGGGGTGGCTCCGGTCGAGCCCTGA
- a CDS encoding CinA family protein, whose translation MMDRELAALSAEAGAWLGARGMRLASAESCTGGWIAEVVTATAGSSGWFDCGFVTYSNEAKQELLGVTAATLADFGAVSEETVREMVAGTLARSRADIALAVSGVAGPGGGTSAKPVGMVCFAWGRRGAAIGSETRHFPGDREAVRRQAVIRALRGIMTYDFPAGR comes from the coding sequence ATGATGGACAGGGAACTGGCTGCTCTGTCGGCGGAAGCCGGGGCGTGGCTCGGTGCACGGGGCATGCGGCTTGCGAGCGCCGAATCGTGCACCGGCGGCTGGATCGCCGAAGTGGTCACGGCGACAGCTGGCAGCTCGGGGTGGTTCGACTGCGGGTTCGTGACCTACTCCAACGAAGCCAAGCAGGAACTTCTCGGGGTGACAGCGGCAACGCTGGCGGACTTCGGCGCGGTCAGCGAGGAAACGGTGCGCGAGATGGTCGCCGGCACGCTCGCCCGCAGCCGGGCCGACATTGCGCTGGCGGTGTCCGGCGTCGCCGGCCCGGGCGGCGGCACCTCGGCCAAGCCGGTCGGCATGGTGTGTTTCGCGTGGGGTCGACGCGGCGCAGCAATCGGCAGCGAAACGCGGCATTTTCCCGGGGACCGGGAAGCGGTGCGGCGCCAGGCGGTGATCCGGGCGTTGCGCGGGATAATGACATATGATTTCCCGGCAGGCCGCTGA